One window of the Zea mays cultivar B73 chromosome 3, Zm-B73-REFERENCE-NAM-5.0, whole genome shotgun sequence genome contains the following:
- the LOC103650263 gene encoding pentatricopeptide repeat-containing protein At5g16640, mitochondrial isoform X1, with protein MLRHLTNNPLLSRRCHRMFHHNRLCTTATSSAAAGEIAPDPAAYETTVGVEYDLAQELRSHLVRDTCRLLELRDSWSAKLEAQLRHFLRALTPSQVRAVLRAQAQRDARAAFEFFRWADRQWKYRHAPEVFDEMLALLSRTRLHDPARRVVRLMIRRGIRRGTRQFAHLMLSYSRAGKLRSAMRVLQLMQKDGCAPDICICNVAVNVLVVAGRVDKALEFAERMRRVGVDPDVVTYNCLIKGLCGARRIVEALEMIGSMLQNGCPPDKISYFTVMSFLCKEKRVAEVWNLLERMRNDAGIFPDQITYNMLIHGLAKHGHADEALTFLRESEGKRFRVDQVGYSAIVHSFCLNGRMSEAKEIIGEMISKGCRPDVVTYSAVVDGFCRIGELDQARKMMKHMYKNGCKPNTVTHTALLNGLCKVGKSSEAWELLNKSEEEWWTPSGITYSVIMHGFRREGKLVESCDVVMQMLQKGFFPTAVEINLLIHALCKEQKPARAKDFMEQCQSKGCFINVVNFTTVIHGFSRQGDLESALSLLDDMYLTNRHPDVVTYTVVVDALGRKGKMKEATALVEKMLNRGLLPTPVTYRTVIHRYCEKGAVEDLLNLLDKMLTKQGFSSAYNQVIEKLCAFGKLSEAYNLLSKVLRSASKRDAQTCHILMDSFLNRGLPLQSYNVACRMFQRNLIPDLKLCQKVDSQLALVGERHAAGKLITKFLERDCRCCDGLRSPHPPLA; from the exons ATGCTCAGGCACCTAACCAACAACCCATTGCTCTCGCGCCGATGCCACCGCATGTTCCATCACAACCGGCTCTGTACCACCGCCACATCCTCGGCGGCCGCCGGTGAGATCGCGCCGGATCCCGCCGCATACGAGACTACCGTTGGCGTTGAATATGACCTCGCGCAGGAGTTGCGCAGCCACCTCGTGCGCGACACCTGCAGGCTGCTCGAGCTCCGGGACTCGTGGAGCGCCAAGCTGGAGGCGCAGCTCCGGCACTTCCTCCGCGCGCTGACGCCATCGCAGGTCCGCGCCgtgctgcgcgcgcaggcgcagcGGGACGCCCGCGCTGCGTTCGAGTTCTTTCGCTGGGccgaccgccagtggaaataccgTCACGCCCCGGAGGTGTTCGACGAAATGCTGGCGCTCCTCAGCCGCACCAGGCTCCACGACCCGGCGCGCCGCGTCGTGCGCCTCATGATCCGGCGTGGTATACGCCGGGGCACGCGGCAGTTTGCACACCTCATGCTCTCGTACAGCCGCGccgggaagctccgctccgccatgCGCGTGCTCCAGCTCATGCAGAAAGATGGGTGCGCGCCCGACATATGTATATGCAACGTGGCTGTGAACGTGCTTGTTGTGGCCGGACGTGTTGACAAGGCGCTCGAGTTTGCGGAAAGGATGAGGCGTGTTGGGGTCGATCCGGACGTGGTCACATACAATTGCCTAATCAAGGGATTATGCGGTGCTCGGCGGATTGTTGAGGCATTGGAGATGATTGGCTCAATGCTGCAAAATGGGTGCCCGCCAGATAAGATTAGCTACTTTACAGTGATGAGCTTCTTGTGTAAGGAGAAAAGGGTGGCAGAGGTGTGGAATTTGCTCGAGAGGATGAGGAATGATGCAGGTATATTTCCTGATCAGATCACGTATAACATGCTTATTCATGGCCTTGCAAAGCATGGTCATGCAGATGAGGCGTTGACTTTCTTGAGGGAGTCAGAGGGGAAAAGATTCCGTGTTGATCAGGTTGGCTATAGTGCGATTGTGCATTCGTTTTGCTTGAATGGTAGGATGTCAGAGGCAAAGGAAATTATAGGCGAGATGATTTCAAAGGGGTGCCGCCCTGATGTTGTAACTTATAGTGCGGTTGTAGATGGATTCTGCCGGATTGGGGAACTCGATCAAGCAAGAAAGATGATGaagcatatgtataagaatggttgCAAGCCAAATACAGTCACACATACTGCACTGTTAAATGGGCTTTGCAAAGTTGGGAAATCTTCAGAAGCATGGGAACTGCTAAACAAGAGCGAAGAAGAGTGGTGGACTCCAAGTGGTATCACATACAGTGTTATTATGCATGGATTTCGGAGGGAAGGGAAGCTAGTGGAATCATGTGATGTGGTAATGCAGATGTTGCAGAAGGGTTTCTTCCCCACGGCTGTGGAGATTAACTTGTTGATTCACGCGCTATGCAAGGAACAAAAACCAGCACGTGCCAAAGACTTCATGGAGCAGTGCCAAAGCAAGGGCTGCTTTATTAATGTTGTTAATTTCACAACTGTAATCCATGGATTTTCTCGGCAGGGTGATCTGGAATCAGCACTATCTTTACTGGATGACATGTATCTCACCAACAGGCATCCTGATGTTGTTACATACACTGTTGTTGTTGATGCTTTAGGAAGGAAAGGTAAAATGAAAGAAGCAACAGCGCTTGTAGAGAAAATGCTTAACAGAGGTTTGCTCCCTACACCTGTCACATACAGGACTGTGATACATAGGTATTGTGAAAAGGGTGCGGTGGAAGATTTACTCAATCTGCTGGATAAGATGTTAACAAAACAAGGGTTTAGTAGTGCATATAATCAGGTCATCGAAAAGCTATGTGCATTTGGTAAACTTAGTGAGGCTTACAATCTGCTCAGCAAGGTACTAAGAAGTGCCTCAAAAAGAGATGCTCAAACATGCCACATTTTGATGGATAGTTTTCTGAACAGAGGACTCCCACTTCAATCATATAATGTGGCCTGCCGCATGTTCCAGAGAAATTTAATTCCTGATCTTAAATTATGTCAAAAGGTTGACAGTCAGTTGGCCCTAGTGGGTGAGAGACATGCTGCTGGAAAGCTTATCACGAAGTTTCTTGAAAGAG ATTGCAGGTGTTGCGATGGATTGCGGTCCCCCCATCCCCCACTAGCATAA
- the LOC103650264 gene encoding putative pentatricopeptide repeat-containing protein At1g10330 isoform X1 gives MREASAWDYVSSWQWQNAAAAGRHERSPYTPLLRLEVDAQGLAGRTGRESCWPRRERWAGRSGREHCGSRSSACTWKRRRGNGSAPGGGVRVRGGAPHGRTPPPGPRDLAAAAAYEYKEEAASLLGPVRVREGSCFFVGPIGSVRSVQRSCLVGCANSGPRRGAPRALADSRRRRQALAGGGGGGENPGPARRRAPMRRSSPYSYAFFERLLQEHFPFPRRLFQVHALLLTSGVLLLDSQCSAAAFPYNCLAHAHRRVPAASSSRPPSAPLRLFCAMLARGARPNCHSFPSLLMSASASAAAALHAQCLRRGLAADCFVACSLVSVYGRTGHPSCDARKVFDEMEGPPDLASCNALLDALCHAGDLDGAGDFFERMAVRDPVSWTTLVSGLSRGGRHRCALEVFRGFLLGNVGRRLEEATLVSVFSACANVDGGEGLAAGMAVHAYLIRHEIELTAFLGTALVDMYGKHGRIGFCKSAFAVVCTKEVCTWNALLSALANHGKETDALVKFDMMRGEGFLPDQISFLALLTACARAGLVEVGLYWFDAMVAEYKVVPLMIHYGCVVDLLGRASRFGEAIQVIERMPFAADASVWGALLGACKLHGNVELAVEIGQKLMSLGPQQSGRYVTIRNVYLEGGNWHAGARMGEVMLEAGIKKTVGQSSVVLHGTDIPSSPFTAKCAGPYFVAEGPAERNSFG, from the exons ATGCGAGAGGCCAGCGCCTGGGATTATGTGAGTAGTTGGCAATGGCAGaatgccgccgccgccggccgccaCGAGCGGAGTCCCTACACGCCGCTGCTACGCCTGGAAGTGGATGCGCAGGGGCTCGCTGGCCGGACTGGAAGAGAAAGCTGCTGGCCGCGGAGGGAGAGATGGGCTGGCCGGAGTGGGAGAGAGCACTGTGGGTCAAGGAGCAGCGCGTGCACCTGGAAGAGGCGGCGCGGGAACGGAAGTGCTCCTGGAGGAGGCGTACGAGTACGAGGAGGAGCGCCGCATGGGCGCACGCCGCCGCCCGGTCCCAGagacctcgccgccgccgccgcgtacGAGTACAAGGAGGAAGCTGCTTCTTTGTTGGGCCCAGTACGAGTACGAGAAGGAAGCTGCTTCTTTGTTGGGCCGATCGGCTCAGTCCGCTCCGTCCAGCGGAGCTGTCTGGTGGGCTGCGCCAATTCGGGCCCACGGAGAGGagccccgcgcgcactcgccgactCGCGGCGGAGACGTCAAGCTCTGGCGGGAGGAGGCGGCGGTGGCGAGAACCCTGGGCCCGCGCGGCGGCGTGCGCCCATGCGGCGCTCCTCCCCGTACTCGTACGCCTTCTTCGAGCGCCTCCTCCAGGAGCACTTCCCATTTCCGCGCCGCCTCTTCCAGGTGCACGCGCTGCTCCTCACCTCTGGCGTGCTGCTCCTTGACTCACAATGCTCCGCGGCGGCCTTTCCTTACAACTGCCTCGCCCACGCGCACCGCCGCGTCCCCGCCGCCTCCTCTTCGCGCCCCCCGTCCGCCCCACTGCGCCTCTTCTGCGCTATGCTCGCCCGCGGCGCGCGCCCCAACTGCCACTCCTTCCCGTCCCTCCTCATGTCCGCCTCCGCGTCCGCCGCGGCGGCGCTCCACGCGCAGTGCCTCCGCCGCGGCCTCGCGGCTGACTGCTTCGTCGCCTGCTCGCTCGTCAGCGTCTATGGCCGAACGGGACACCCGTCTTGCGACGCGCGCAAGGTGTTCGACGAGATGGAGGGTCCCCCGGACCTGGCCTCCTGCAACGCACTGCTCGACGCGCTGTGCCACGCCGGGGACCTGGACGGTGCCGGGGACTTCTTTGAGCGGATGGCGGTGAGGGACCCCGTGTCGTGGACGACGCTCGTGTCTGGGCTGTCGCGGGGCGGACGCCACCGGTGCGCTCTCGAGGTGTTCAGGGGATTTTTGCTGGGTAACGTGGGACGACGGCTCGAGGAAGCAACGCTGGTCAGCGTTTTCTCGGCCTGTGCCAACGTTGACGGCGGTGAGGGTCTTGCCGCGGGCATGGCTGTCCACGCATACCTCATCCGTCATGAGATTGAGCTCACTGCGTTCCTGGGCACAGCCCTGGTTGACATGTATGGGAAGCATGGGAGGATTGGCTTCTGTAAGAGTGCTTTTGCGGTCGTCTGCACGAAGGAGGTTTGCACGTGGAATGCGCTGTTATCAGCATTGGCTAATCACGGGAAGGAGACTGACGCGCTGGTGAAGTTCGACATGATGAGGGGTGAAGGCTTCTTGCCGGATCAGATAAGCTTTCTTGCTCTTCTGACGGCTTGTGCTCGTGCAGGATTGGTGGAGGTTGGGTTATACTGGTTCGACGCAATGGTTGCTGAATACAAGGTGGTACCGTTGATGATCCATTATGGATGTGTTGTGGACCTCTTAGGCCGTGCTAGCCGTTTTGGAGAAGCCATTCAGGTTATAGAGAGGATGCCCTTCGCGGCTGATGCTTCTGTGTGGGGTGCTCTTCTTGGGGCTTGCAAGCTCCATGGAAATGTGGAGCTTGCAGTGGAGATTGGGCAGAAACTAATGTCTCTTGGCCCCCAGCAATCCGGTCGGTATGTGACTATTAGGAATGTCTATTTAGAAGGCGGGAATTGGCATGCTGGCGCAAGAATGGGAGAGGTGATGCTGGAGGCTGGAATCAAGAAAACAGTAGGGCAGAGCAGTGTGGTGCTTCATGGCACTGACATTCCTTCATCACCGTTCACTGCAAAATGTGCTG GACCatacttcgtcgccgaaggtcctgcagaaagaaacagcttcggatga
- the LOC103650264 gene encoding putative pentatricopeptide repeat-containing protein At1g10330 isoform X2, translated as MREASAWDYVSSWQWQNAAAAGRHERSPYTPLLRLEVDAQGLAGRTGRESCWPRRERWAGRSGREHCGSRSSACTWKRRRGNGSAPGGGVRVRGGAPHGRTPPPGPRDLAAAAAYEYKEEAASLLGPVRVREGSCFFVGPIGSVRSVQRSCLVGCANSGPRRGAPRALADSRRRRQALAGGGGGGENPGPARRRAPMRRSSPYSYAFFERLLQEHFPFPRRLFQVHALLLTSGVLLLDSQCSAAAFPYNCLAHAHRRVPAASSSRPPSAPLRLFCAMLARGARPNCHSFPSLLMSASASAAAALHAQCLRRGLAADCFVACSLVSVYGRTGHPSCDARKVFDEMEGPPDLASCNALLDALCHAGDLDGAGDFFERMAVRDPVSWTTLVSGLSRGGRHRCALEVFRGFLLGNVGRRLEEATLVSVFSACANVDGGEGLAAGMAVHAYLIRHEIELTAFLGTALVDMYGKHGRIGFCKSAFAVVCTKEVCTWNALLSALANHGKETDALVKFDMMRGEGFLPDQISFLALLTACARAGLVEVGLYWFDAMVAEYKVVPLMIHYGCVVDLLGRASRFGEAIQVIERMPFAADASVWGALLGACKLHGNVELAVEIGQKLMSLGPQQSGRYVTIRNVYLEGGNWHAGARMGEVMLEAGIKKTVGQSSVVLHGTDIPSSPFTAKCAGQEWMNFYDS; from the coding sequence ATGCGAGAGGCCAGCGCCTGGGATTATGTGAGTAGTTGGCAATGGCAGaatgccgccgccgccggccgccaCGAGCGGAGTCCCTACACGCCGCTGCTACGCCTGGAAGTGGATGCGCAGGGGCTCGCTGGCCGGACTGGAAGAGAAAGCTGCTGGCCGCGGAGGGAGAGATGGGCTGGCCGGAGTGGGAGAGAGCACTGTGGGTCAAGGAGCAGCGCGTGCACCTGGAAGAGGCGGCGCGGGAACGGAAGTGCTCCTGGAGGAGGCGTACGAGTACGAGGAGGAGCGCCGCATGGGCGCACGCCGCCGCCCGGTCCCAGagacctcgccgccgccgccgcgtacGAGTACAAGGAGGAAGCTGCTTCTTTGTTGGGCCCAGTACGAGTACGAGAAGGAAGCTGCTTCTTTGTTGGGCCGATCGGCTCAGTCCGCTCCGTCCAGCGGAGCTGTCTGGTGGGCTGCGCCAATTCGGGCCCACGGAGAGGagccccgcgcgcactcgccgactCGCGGCGGAGACGTCAAGCTCTGGCGGGAGGAGGCGGCGGTGGCGAGAACCCTGGGCCCGCGCGGCGGCGTGCGCCCATGCGGCGCTCCTCCCCGTACTCGTACGCCTTCTTCGAGCGCCTCCTCCAGGAGCACTTCCCATTTCCGCGCCGCCTCTTCCAGGTGCACGCGCTGCTCCTCACCTCTGGCGTGCTGCTCCTTGACTCACAATGCTCCGCGGCGGCCTTTCCTTACAACTGCCTCGCCCACGCGCACCGCCGCGTCCCCGCCGCCTCCTCTTCGCGCCCCCCGTCCGCCCCACTGCGCCTCTTCTGCGCTATGCTCGCCCGCGGCGCGCGCCCCAACTGCCACTCCTTCCCGTCCCTCCTCATGTCCGCCTCCGCGTCCGCCGCGGCGGCGCTCCACGCGCAGTGCCTCCGCCGCGGCCTCGCGGCTGACTGCTTCGTCGCCTGCTCGCTCGTCAGCGTCTATGGCCGAACGGGACACCCGTCTTGCGACGCGCGCAAGGTGTTCGACGAGATGGAGGGTCCCCCGGACCTGGCCTCCTGCAACGCACTGCTCGACGCGCTGTGCCACGCCGGGGACCTGGACGGTGCCGGGGACTTCTTTGAGCGGATGGCGGTGAGGGACCCCGTGTCGTGGACGACGCTCGTGTCTGGGCTGTCGCGGGGCGGACGCCACCGGTGCGCTCTCGAGGTGTTCAGGGGATTTTTGCTGGGTAACGTGGGACGACGGCTCGAGGAAGCAACGCTGGTCAGCGTTTTCTCGGCCTGTGCCAACGTTGACGGCGGTGAGGGTCTTGCCGCGGGCATGGCTGTCCACGCATACCTCATCCGTCATGAGATTGAGCTCACTGCGTTCCTGGGCACAGCCCTGGTTGACATGTATGGGAAGCATGGGAGGATTGGCTTCTGTAAGAGTGCTTTTGCGGTCGTCTGCACGAAGGAGGTTTGCACGTGGAATGCGCTGTTATCAGCATTGGCTAATCACGGGAAGGAGACTGACGCGCTGGTGAAGTTCGACATGATGAGGGGTGAAGGCTTCTTGCCGGATCAGATAAGCTTTCTTGCTCTTCTGACGGCTTGTGCTCGTGCAGGATTGGTGGAGGTTGGGTTATACTGGTTCGACGCAATGGTTGCTGAATACAAGGTGGTACCGTTGATGATCCATTATGGATGTGTTGTGGACCTCTTAGGCCGTGCTAGCCGTTTTGGAGAAGCCATTCAGGTTATAGAGAGGATGCCCTTCGCGGCTGATGCTTCTGTGTGGGGTGCTCTTCTTGGGGCTTGCAAGCTCCATGGAAATGTGGAGCTTGCAGTGGAGATTGGGCAGAAACTAATGTCTCTTGGCCCCCAGCAATCCGGTCGGTATGTGACTATTAGGAATGTCTATTTAGAAGGCGGGAATTGGCATGCTGGCGCAAGAATGGGAGAGGTGATGCTGGAGGCTGGAATCAAGAAAACAGTAGGGCAGAGCAGTGTGGTGCTTCATGGCACTGACATTCCTTCATCACCGTTCACTGCAAAATGTGCTGGTCAGGAATGGATGAACTTTTACGATTCTTAA
- the LOC103650263 gene encoding pentatricopeptide repeat-containing protein At5g16640, mitochondrial isoform X2 produces the protein MLRHLTNNPLLSRRCHRMFHHNRLCTTATSSAAAGEIAPDPAAYETTVGVEYDLAQELRSHLVRDTCRLLELRDSWSAKLEAQLRHFLRALTPSQVRAVLRAQAQRDARAAFEFFRWADRQWKYRHAPEVFDEMLALLSRTRLHDPARRVVRLMIRRGIRRGTRQFAHLMLSYSRAGKLRSAMRVLQLMQKDGCAPDICICNVAVNVLVVAGRVDKALEFAERMRRVGVDPDVVTYNCLIKGLCGARRIVEALEMIGSMLQNGCPPDKISYFTVMSFLCKEKRVAEVWNLLERMRNDAGIFPDQITYNMLIHGLAKHGHADEALTFLRESEGKRFRVDQVGYSAIVHSFCLNGRMSEAKEIIGEMISKGCRPDVVTYSAVVDGFCRIGELDQARKMMKHMYKNGCKPNTVTHTALLNGLCKVGKSSEAWELLNKSEEEWWTPSGITYSVIMHGFRREGKLVESCDVVMQMLQKGFFPTAVEINLLIHALCKEQKPARAKDFMEQCQSKGCFINVVNFTTVIHGFSRQGDLESALSLLDDMYLTNRHPDVVTYTVVVDALGRKGKMKEATALVEKMLNRGLLPTPVTYRTVIHRYCEKGAVEDLLNLLDKMLTKQGFSSAYNQVIEKLCAFGKLSEAYNLLSKVLRSASKRDAQTCHILMDSFLNRGLPLQSYNVACRMFQRNLIPDLKLCQKVDSQLALVGERHAAGKLITKFLERGILEQEKQDS, from the coding sequence ATGCTCAGGCACCTAACCAACAACCCATTGCTCTCGCGCCGATGCCACCGCATGTTCCATCACAACCGGCTCTGTACCACCGCCACATCCTCGGCGGCCGCCGGTGAGATCGCGCCGGATCCCGCCGCATACGAGACTACCGTTGGCGTTGAATATGACCTCGCGCAGGAGTTGCGCAGCCACCTCGTGCGCGACACCTGCAGGCTGCTCGAGCTCCGGGACTCGTGGAGCGCCAAGCTGGAGGCGCAGCTCCGGCACTTCCTCCGCGCGCTGACGCCATCGCAGGTCCGCGCCgtgctgcgcgcgcaggcgcagcGGGACGCCCGCGCTGCGTTCGAGTTCTTTCGCTGGGccgaccgccagtggaaataccgTCACGCCCCGGAGGTGTTCGACGAAATGCTGGCGCTCCTCAGCCGCACCAGGCTCCACGACCCGGCGCGCCGCGTCGTGCGCCTCATGATCCGGCGTGGTATACGCCGGGGCACGCGGCAGTTTGCACACCTCATGCTCTCGTACAGCCGCGccgggaagctccgctccgccatgCGCGTGCTCCAGCTCATGCAGAAAGATGGGTGCGCGCCCGACATATGTATATGCAACGTGGCTGTGAACGTGCTTGTTGTGGCCGGACGTGTTGACAAGGCGCTCGAGTTTGCGGAAAGGATGAGGCGTGTTGGGGTCGATCCGGACGTGGTCACATACAATTGCCTAATCAAGGGATTATGCGGTGCTCGGCGGATTGTTGAGGCATTGGAGATGATTGGCTCAATGCTGCAAAATGGGTGCCCGCCAGATAAGATTAGCTACTTTACAGTGATGAGCTTCTTGTGTAAGGAGAAAAGGGTGGCAGAGGTGTGGAATTTGCTCGAGAGGATGAGGAATGATGCAGGTATATTTCCTGATCAGATCACGTATAACATGCTTATTCATGGCCTTGCAAAGCATGGTCATGCAGATGAGGCGTTGACTTTCTTGAGGGAGTCAGAGGGGAAAAGATTCCGTGTTGATCAGGTTGGCTATAGTGCGATTGTGCATTCGTTTTGCTTGAATGGTAGGATGTCAGAGGCAAAGGAAATTATAGGCGAGATGATTTCAAAGGGGTGCCGCCCTGATGTTGTAACTTATAGTGCGGTTGTAGATGGATTCTGCCGGATTGGGGAACTCGATCAAGCAAGAAAGATGATGaagcatatgtataagaatggttgCAAGCCAAATACAGTCACACATACTGCACTGTTAAATGGGCTTTGCAAAGTTGGGAAATCTTCAGAAGCATGGGAACTGCTAAACAAGAGCGAAGAAGAGTGGTGGACTCCAAGTGGTATCACATACAGTGTTATTATGCATGGATTTCGGAGGGAAGGGAAGCTAGTGGAATCATGTGATGTGGTAATGCAGATGTTGCAGAAGGGTTTCTTCCCCACGGCTGTGGAGATTAACTTGTTGATTCACGCGCTATGCAAGGAACAAAAACCAGCACGTGCCAAAGACTTCATGGAGCAGTGCCAAAGCAAGGGCTGCTTTATTAATGTTGTTAATTTCACAACTGTAATCCATGGATTTTCTCGGCAGGGTGATCTGGAATCAGCACTATCTTTACTGGATGACATGTATCTCACCAACAGGCATCCTGATGTTGTTACATACACTGTTGTTGTTGATGCTTTAGGAAGGAAAGGTAAAATGAAAGAAGCAACAGCGCTTGTAGAGAAAATGCTTAACAGAGGTTTGCTCCCTACACCTGTCACATACAGGACTGTGATACATAGGTATTGTGAAAAGGGTGCGGTGGAAGATTTACTCAATCTGCTGGATAAGATGTTAACAAAACAAGGGTTTAGTAGTGCATATAATCAGGTCATCGAAAAGCTATGTGCATTTGGTAAACTTAGTGAGGCTTACAATCTGCTCAGCAAGGTACTAAGAAGTGCCTCAAAAAGAGATGCTCAAACATGCCACATTTTGATGGATAGTTTTCTGAACAGAGGACTCCCACTTCAATCATATAATGTGGCCTGCCGCATGTTCCAGAGAAATTTAATTCCTGATCTTAAATTATGTCAAAAGGTTGACAGTCAGTTGGCCCTAGTGGGTGAGAGACATGCTGCTGGAAAGCTTATCACGAAGTTTCTTGAAAGAGGTATTTtagaacaagaaaaacaagatagCTGA